A window of Accipiter gentilis chromosome 24, bAccGen1.1, whole genome shotgun sequence contains these coding sequences:
- the RAB39B gene encoding ras-related protein Rab-39B, with protein sequence MEAIWLYQFRLIVIGDSTVGKSCLIRRFTEGRFAQISDPTVGVDFFSRLVEIEPGKRIKLQIWDTAGQERFRSITRAYYRNSVGGLLLFDITNRRSFQNVHEWLEETKVHVQPYQIVFVLVGHKCDLDTQRQVTRHEAEKLAAAYGMKYIETSARDAINVEKAFTDLTRDIYELVKRGEISIQEGWEGVKSGFVPNVVHSSEEVVKSDRRCLC encoded by the exons atgGAGGCCATCTGGCTCTACCAGTTCCGCCTGATCGTCATCGGCGACTCCACCGTGGGCAAGTCCTGCCTCATCCGCCGCTTCACCGAAGGGCGCTTCGCCCAGATCTCCGACCCCACGGTGGGCGTGGATTTTTTCTCCAGGCTGGTGGAGATCGAGCCGGGCAAAAGGATCAAGCTGCAGATCTGGGACACGGCCGGGCAGGAGCGGTTCCG GTCCATCACCAGAGCCTACTACAGGAACTCGGTTGGCGGACTCCTCCTCTTTGACATTACAAACCGCAGGTCCTTCCAGAACGTCCACGAGTGGCTAGAGGAGACCAAGGTGCACGTCCAGCCATACCAGATCGTCTTTGTTTTGGTAGGTCACAAGTGTGACCTTGACACACAGCGGCAAGTCACCAGGCACGAGGCTGAGAAACTGGCTGCTGCGTATGGTATGAAGTACATTGAGACCTCAGCTCGGGATGCCATTAACGTGGAGAAGGCTTTCACTGATCTGACTCGAGATATATACGAGCTTGTTAAAAGGGGGGAAATTTCAATCCAGGAGGGATGGGAAGGGGTAAAGAGCGGGTTTGTCCCAAATGTAGTGCACTCTTCAGAAGAAGTGGTGAAATCAGATAGGCGATGCTTGTGCTGA